Proteins co-encoded in one Ictalurus furcatus strain D&B chromosome 9, Billie_1.0, whole genome shotgun sequence genomic window:
- the crip1 gene encoding cysteine-rich protein 1, with the protein MPKCPKCSKEVYFAERVSSLGKDWHRPCLKCEKCNKTLSAGSHAEHEGKPYCNKPCYSALFGPKGFGRGGTESHTFK; encoded by the exons ATGCCTAAATGCCCCAAGTGCAGCAAGGAAGTGTACTTTG CCGAGAGAGTGTCATCTCTGGGTAAGGACTGGCACAGACCCTGTCTGAAGTGTGAGAAATGCAATAAAACCCTGTCTGCAGGCTCCCATGCGGAG CATGAGGGAAAACCGTACTGTAACAAACCATGTTACTCTGCACTATTCGGACCCAAAG GATTTGGACGTGGAGGCACAGAGAGCCACACATTCAAATAA